DNA from Caldilineales bacterium:
AACCGCCGCGGTCAGCGTCTGACCCGCCAGGGTCTGTGGCTGATCATCAAAGGCTATGTCGAACAAGCCGGCATCCCGGCCGCCGTGACGCCACACACCCTGCGACACTCCTTTGCCACCCACATGCTGCGCGGCGGCGCCGGCCTGCGCGAAGTCCAGCAAATGATGGGCCATGCCAGCATCTCCACCACCCAGGTCTACACCCAGGTCACGCGCGACCATCTGCGCTCTGCCTATGACGAAGCGCACCCGCGCGCCTAGTTCGTATTGCGTATTTCGTGTTCCGTATTGCGTAAAACACACCATATTCGCCACGCAACACGCAACACGCAACACGCAATACACAACCCATAACCACAAAATGCCAACAAAACAGTTCGATAGCACTGACTATCAAAATATCGCCGACTTCATCGCCCGGCGGACGGCCCACCGCCCGCGGGTGGCGCTGGTGTTGGGGTCAGGGCTAAGCGGCCTGGCCGAGGCCGTCGCCGCCGCCGACCGCATCCCCTTCGCCGACATCCCCCACTTCCCGCGCTCGTCGGTGCTTGGGCACCAGGGCCAGGTGGTGATCGGCCGTCTGGAAGAGCGGGATGTCTTCGTCATGCAGGGCCGCGTCCATTTCTACGAAGGCTACTCGCTCGAAGAAGTCACCCTGCCGATCCGGGTGATGCGCGCCTTCGGCATCGAGGCCGTGATCCTGACCAACGCCGCCGGCGGGCTGAACCCCGGCTTTCGGCCCGGCGACATCATGCTGATCGAGGATCAGATCAATCTGGTGGGGATGATCGGGCACAACCCACTGATGGGGCCAAACGATGAGACGGTGGGGCCGCGCTTCCCCGACCTCTCGACCCTGTACGACCGCAAACTGCGGCAGCTGGCGCTGCGGGTGGCCGCCGACCTGGGCCTCGAACTACGCCGGGGCGTCTACGCCGGCCTGGCCGGGCCGGCCTTCGAATCCCCCGCCGAAGTGCGCTTCCTGCGCGCCATCGGCGCCGACGCCACCGGCATGAGCACGACCAACGAGGCCGTCGTCGCCCGACACTGCGGGATGCGGGTGGTGGGCTTGTCAGGCATCTCCAACGCCGCCATCGACGCCGTCGATTCCCCGCGCACCACCACGCACGACGAAGTGCTGGAGGCCGGCCGGCTGCTGACGCCCCGGCTGATGGCCCTGCTGCGCGGCCTCCTGGCGCGGTGGGATGAGGCCGCCTGAGCAAGGGGCCGGGGGCCGTCCGGCCGCCTTTGCCCGGCTCGGCAACTGCCGACCGACAGGACGCACGTGACCGTTTTTCTCAACTTCCTGGCCAGCAACGCCCAGTACATCTATGGGTTGTGTGGCGTGGTGGCCCTCTACTTCTTGCGGGCGGCGCTGCGGGCGCGACGCGAGCGGCGATCGTCCATCTTCCCGCTTGAGCGCGAGGTGGCGCTGGCGCGCACCACCCGCACCTTTGGCGCCGCCCTGCTGCTGGCCGCCGTGATGGCCGCCACCTGGCTGGCCGTCAACCGGCTGTTGCCCCGGCTGGAAGCCCTGCCCGCCCCCAGCACCCCTGCCCCGGCCTCGGTCATCATCCTCATCGACACCCCCACCCCCACCACCGCCCCACCTACCGAGACGCCGACCCCCGCCCCCACCCCCTCGCGCGCACCCACCCGCCGCCCCACCCCCACCCCGCCCAGCCTCGAAACCCCACCCCCGCCCCGCGTCGCTCCGCCCGCCTGCCCCAACCCCGCCGCCGCCATCACCGCCCCCGGCGTCGGCCAGGTGGTGCAGACCGATACAGCCGTCACCGGCGCCGCCAATATCGACGGCTTCCAATTCTACAAACTGGAATGGAGCGCCGGGGGCGAACAATGGCAGTGGTTTGCCGGCAGCGAATTCCCCGTGGCTGGCGGCGTCTTGGGCGTCTTTCCGGGCGGTGGGCTGCCTGCAGGCGCCTACACCATCCGTCTGGTCGTCGTCGATCAAACCGGCAACTACCCTTCGCCGTGCATCGTTCAAGTCACCGTCCCCTGAGTCATGGTCGCCGGATTGCTTCGTCTCCTCCTCGTGTTGACGCTGCTTCCCATAGCGCCGCGCCCGACCACCACACAAAGAGACGCCCTGCCGCCGACCTGGCAAGCCGCCGGCGGACCGGTGGCAGCCGTCGCGCACCTGGCCGTCGATCCTGACGCCCCCGACTTCCTCATCCTCATCGTCGGCCAGGGGACCGGTCGCAATCAGGACAGAACCCAGACGCCCGACGGCTATTTGCGCCGGGCATGGGCGCCCTACATCAGCAATGATGGCGGCGACAACTGGCAAGCGGCCAGCGGCGACCTGGCCGAGATCGAACCGACCTTCCTCACCATCACGCGGGCATCGCCCGCCAACACCATCTGGGTGGGAACCGCGGCGCAGGGCCTCTGGCGCAGTGACAACAGCGGCCGCACCTGGCGGCCGGCGCTGGTGTGGGGGATGGGGGACGAGTGGGGCGTAGCGATGGCCCAGGATGCGCGCGGCCGTCTTCACCTGCTGACCCTGGACAACAGCCGCTACCCTGACTCCCATCTCTACACCAGCACCGACGGCGGCTACAACTGGGATCGCCGGTCGGTGCAAGCCTTCAGCGGGCGGCCGGAAACCTACATCACCGATCTCATCGCCGACCCCTTCGAGGCCAATCGCCTCTACGCCCCCACCCTGGGCGGACTGCTGACCAGCAACGACGCCGGCTTCACCTGGCGACCGGCCATCCTGCCATTGCCCGAAAACACCACCTTGAGAGGCGACATCGTCCTGGCCGCCGATCCCACCCAGCGCGGGCGGCTCTATCTGGCTGCAAGCACCAGCGCCGAGGCTGGCCCCATCGTCGTCTACCGCTCGCTCGATAGCGGCGCTTCCTGGCAAGTGCTGCCGGCCGCCTTCACCCCGGCTCTGGTTCTCACCCCGGCCGGCGGCGCCCGTCCCTACCATCTGCGGCTCGACCCACTCAACCGTGGCCAGTTGCTCCTGACCACCAACCAGGGTCTGTGGCTTTCAGCCGACGGCGGCCAAGCCTGGAAGCAGGTAAGCGAGGCCCTGAACGGCGTCAGCATCGCCGATCTGATCCCGATCCCCAACACGCGCGGGCGCTGGATCGCCATCGGCGCCGGCGGCATCTGGCGGACGGCCAATGGCGGCAGCCGCTGGCAGGGCATCACCGCCGGCCTGCCGCCTGCCAGCGGCTTGCGTAGCCTGGCGGCGGTGGACGGCGGTCTGCTGGCCCTGAACGGCGGCGCCATGCCCATCCCCAGCGGGATGCAGCCCCTGTGGCACAGCCGTGACCTGGGCCAGACCTGGCAGCCGGCCATGACCGGATTGGGGGGCGTCAATCTCTACCGCCTGCAGGCCGACCCAACCACGGCCACGACCGTGTATGGGCTGGCCTCGACCGGCGTGGCGCGCAGCACCGACGCCGGCCGCACCTGGCAGCATTTCACCACCTCGGTCAGCCCCAGCCAGATGGCCTTCGGGCGCAAAGCGATCGTCATCGCCAGCGTGGCCGGGGTGTGGCGCTCGACTGACCGCGGCGAAACCTGGGGGGCGACGCCGCTGACCAGACCGGTTCAGGCAGTGGCCAGCAGCCGCGCCGGCGATGTCCTCGCCGTGATCGTGAACGAGGGTGGCAAGGAACTCTGGCGGACGGACGATGATGGCGAAACCTGGGCGCCCGTCGGCCCCATTCCCGCCGGCGACGCCACCCAACTGCTCGTCCACCCCCAGAACCCCGACCTCCTGGCCCTGGCGCTGCGATGGGGGGGACTGTGGCGCTCGTCGGACGGTGGATTGAGCTGGGAGCGCAGCGACGCCGGCATCCCATCTGGCACGCAATGGCAAGGCCCCGCCCCCCTGCAGCCGGCTGGCCCCAACTTGCTGGCGGTCTTCATCGACCCGCGGCGCCCCGCCGAATGGTGGGCGGGGCGCGATGGCGGCGGTGTCTATCACAGCACCGACAGCGGGCGCACCTGGAACGACGCCACCGGCGACCTGGGCGACACCCTGGTGCTCAGCTTTGCCGCAGTTGGCGAGACACTGGTGGCCGGGACGGCCAACCTGGGTCTCATCCGTCTTTCATCGGCGCCCGGCCCCCAGGATCTGCCCGAAGCCATCGACGCTCGCATCGACATCCTCTGGCCGCACGACTTCGCCCCCGTGGGCGCTGCCCAACTGGCCAACCTCAGCCTGCGGCTCTTCGCCGGTCGTTCGCAAGAAGTCCCGCCCTGCGCCTGGATGCCCGGCGTCGAGCTTTGGATGGCGCACGACGCCGAACCGCTGCGCCGGCAGGCCATCGCCAGCCAACGGACGGTGGAGGGCCATCCCTTCCCGGTGTGGGAGGTCAACGACATCGACGTGAGCTGGGCCAACGACCCCAACCACAAACTCGTCTTCCTGGCCCGCACCGCCCCAGGCCTGGCCGAATCCTTTGGCAACGTCTGGGTTCACGCCGCCGATGCCCGCACCTTGCTCCCCCAGCCGCCCGAACCCGAGGGCCTGACCAGCGCCCCTCCCGCCGCCATCGACGCCATCATCCGCGTGGTCTGGCCCCACGACGAAGCCGGCCGCAGCGTCCCGGTCGAGCAGGCCAACCTGGCCAATATCAGCGCCGTGCTCTTTGCCCGCGATACGCGCCTGGCCCTGGCGCCGACCCATCTGCCGGGCCGGGTGTGGCTGATGGCCGGGCTGGACAACCAGGTGGGGCGGCGGCTGGCGGCCGGCGAAGCGCACACGGTCAAGGCCAATGGCTTCGAGTACACGACCTTCGAGTTCAACAATGTCGATGTCAGCCTGGCGCGCGACCCCGATCATCACTGGGCGTTTTGGCTAGAGGCGCCCGGCGCCGATGCAGCCAGCAATGTCTGGGTGCACGGGCTGGATGGCCGCACGCGCGCACCGGCATTGCTCGAACCCATCGCCGGCTGCCGGCCCTGATCTTCATTCGGCCTCGACGTGTCATTCGGTAGCATCTTTCTCGCCTTTTTGCTCGGCCTGGCCGGGGTTCTTGCGGCCGTGTGGTGGCTGCGCCGCAGCCGGGCCGGGTTGGACTGGGTGATGGTGGCTGCGCCGCTTGCCTTTGGCTTCAGCTATCTCTCCGGCGTCCTCTTTCTCGTCCCCGACTATCAGAGCGGCTGCACGGGCCTGTGCTCCGGCTGGCGCGGTCACCCGATCCCCACCTATCTGGGCGACAGCCTGGGGCAAATGGTCTTTCACCCAACCGGCTTCTTGCTCAATGCTGCGGTATACTATGCCGCCTTCCTTGCCGTCAGCGCCGCCGTGGCCTGGCTGGCAGCCAATCGACACTGGCGCGAGCGAAGCCGGCGCTGGCGACTCGGCTTCGCCCTCCTTTTCCTCCTGCCGCTGGCGTTCAGCCCCAACCTCTTGCCACCGCCCTCCCCCAGACTTCCCCTCGCCGATCAGCGCCTGGCCATCAACGCCGAGCGCTCATGGCGCTGGCAGTTACGCGCCCAGGGCCTCTCGGAGCGTCGCCTGGCCGTGGAGGATGTGCGCACGCATCCCGACGGCCAGCGCCAT
Protein-coding regions in this window:
- a CDS encoding purine-nucleoside phosphorylase, translated to MPTKQFDSTDYQNIADFIARRTAHRPRVALVLGSGLSGLAEAVAAADRIPFADIPHFPRSSVLGHQGQVVIGRLEERDVFVMQGRVHFYEGYSLEEVTLPIRVMRAFGIEAVILTNAAGGLNPGFRPGDIMLIEDQINLVGMIGHNPLMGPNDETVGPRFPDLSTLYDRKLRQLALRVAADLGLELRRGVYAGLAGPAFESPAEVRFLRAIGADATGMSTTNEAVVARHCGMRVVGLSGISNAAIDAVDSPRTTTHDEVLEAGRLLTPRLMALLRGLLARWDEAA